Proteins from a genomic interval of Peromyscus leucopus breed LL Stock chromosome 12, UCI_PerLeu_2.1, whole genome shotgun sequence:
- the Aifm3 gene encoding LOW QUALITY PROTEIN: apoptosis-inducing factor 3 (The sequence of the model RefSeq protein was modified relative to this genomic sequence to represent the inferred CDS: inserted 2 bases in 2 codons): MGGCFSKPKPVELKIEVVLPEKERAKEEPAAXGKGSPRAYQGNGTARHFRAEERLPTPQPYPSPQDCVEATVCHVKDLENGQMREVELGWGKVLLVKDNGEFHALGHKCPHYGAPLVKGVLSRGRVRCPWHGACFNISTGDLEDFPGLDSLHKFQVKIEKEKVTVRASKQALQLQRRTKVMAKCISPSAGHSSSTNVLIVGAGAAGLVCAETLRQEGFSDRIVLCTLDRHLPYDRAKLSKSLDAQPEQLALRPKEFFRAYGLEMLTEAQVVTVDVRNKKVVFKDGFKMEYSRLLLAPGSSPKTLTCRGKDVENVFTIRTPEDANRVVRLARGRNAVVVGAGFLGMEVAAYLAEKAHSVSVVELEETPFRRFLGERVGRALMKMFENNRVKFYMQTEVLELRAQEGKLQEVVLKSSKVLRADVCVVGIGAVPATGFLRQSGIGLDSRGFIPVNKMMQTNIPXVFAAGDAVTFPLAWRNNRKVNIPHWQMAHAQGRVAAENMLAQEAEINTVPYLWTAMFGKSLRYAGYGEGFDDVIIQGDLEELKFVAFYTKGDEVIAVASMNYDPIVSKVAEVLASGRTIRKREVELFMLHGKTGDMSWLTGKGS; the protein is encoded by the exons ATGGGCGGCTGCTTCTCCAAGCCCAAGCCAG TGGAACTCAAGATTGAAGTGGTGCTGCCTGAGAAAGAGCGGGCCAAGGAGGAGCCGGCGG GCGGCAAGGGCAGCCCCCGGGCTTACCAGGGCAATGGCACAGCGCGCCACTTCCGTGCCGAAGAGCGCCTGCCCACCCCACAGCCCTACCCCAGCCCTCAGGACTGTGTGGAGGCTACTGTCTGCCACGTCAAGGACCTGGAGAATGGCCA gatgCGGGAAGTGGagctgggctgggggaaggtgtTGCTGGTGAAGGACAATGGGGAATTCCATGCCCTGGGCCACAAGTGTCCTCACTATGGAGCACCCCTGGTGAAAG GTGTGCTGTCCCGGGGCCGTGTGCGCTGCCCCTGGCATGGTGCCTGCTTCAACATCAGTACTGGGGACCTAGAGGACTTCCCAGGCCTGGACAGTCTACATAAGTTCCAG GTGAAGATTGAGAAGGAGAAGGTGACTGTCCGGGCAAGCAAGCAG GCCCTGCAGCTACAGCGAAGGACCAAGGTGATGGCCAAGTGCATCTCTCCGAGCGCtggccacagcagcagcaccaaTGTCCTCATAGTGGGTGCAG GTGCTGCTGGCCTGGTGTGTGCGGAgaccctgaggcaggagggcttCTCAGACCGGATTGTCCTCTGCACACTGGACCGCCATCTGCCCTATGACCGAGCCAAGCTCAGCAAG TCCCTGGATGCACAACCTGAACAGCTGGCCCTGAGACCCAAGGAATTCTTCCGGGCCTATGGCCTCGAGATGCTCACTGAAGCCCAG GTGGTCACAGTGGACGTGAGGAATAAGAAGGTCGTGTTCAAGGACGGCTTCAAGATGGAGTACAGCAGGCTGTTGCTGGCACCAGGCAGCAG CCCTAAGACCCTGACCTGCAGAGGCAAAGATGTGGAGAACGTGTTCACCATCCGCACACCCGAGGATGCCAACCGTGTGGTGAGGCTGGCCCGCGGCCGCAACGCTGTTGTTGTGGGAGCCGGCTTCCTGG GGATGGAGGTGGCTGCCTATCTGGCTGAGAAGGCCCACTCAGTGTCTGTGGTGGAGCTGGAGGAGACCCCCTTCCGGAGGTTCCTGGGGGAACGTGTCGGTCGAGCCCTTATGAAG ATGTTTGAAAACAACCGGGTCAAGTTCTATATGCAGACAGAGGTGTTGGAGCTGCGGGCTCAGGAGGGCAAG CTGCAGGAGGTGGTGCTGAAAAGCAGCAAGGTTCTGCGGGCCGATGTCTGCGTGGTGGGCATTG GTGCGGTGCCTGCCACAGGCTTCCTGAGGCAGAGTGGCATTGGTCTGGATTCCCGAGGTTTCATCCCAGTCAACAAG ATGATGCAGACCAACATCC CTGTGTTTGCTGCTGGTGACGCCGTCACCTTTCCTCTGGCCTGGAGGAACAATCGGAAAGTGAACATCCCACACTGGCAGATGGCCCACGCCCAGG GGCGGGTAGCAGCTGAGAACATGCTGGCGCAGGAGGCGGAGATCAACACGGTGCCCTATCTGTGGACTGCCATGTTTGGCAAGAGTCTCCGCTATGCGG GCTACGGAGAAGGCTTCGATGATGTCATCATTCAGGGGGATCTGGAAGAGCTGAAGTTTGTGGCTTTTTACACCAA AGGTGATGAAGTGATTGCTGTGGCCAGCATGAACTACGATCCCATCGTATCCAAGGTGGCTGAGGTGCTGGCCTCGGGTCGAACCATCCGGAAGCGGGAGGTgga GCTGTTTATGCTGCACGGCAA AACCGGTGACATGTCTTGGCTCACAGGGAAAGGATCCTGA